From one Pseudobdellovibrionaceae bacterium genomic stretch:
- a CDS encoding DUF4339 domain-containing protein → MSTTQYYVSREGKQMGPYPLNSIAEMVKKNELTMLDYLYDDSSGDWVLLMEYQDLAQQLKDHKPEAPPKPGSKQPAAEADTEDHEEMAEAVQAAEGQPSHMVAEWYILKGENKFGPFSYPDVLKMLQQKVVFEFDFAWHPGLSTWVRIADLDPFKPDNIGKMKETLMPEISEVFFRRRHRRVRYGGTILVHDNKSVWKGKGVEISAGGAGVVMENAMVVPGQTLYLHFKPGDGVPPFNAICEVVSKQYVEGVKEKNAPIRYGLKFTSISPTTQKFLQEFAKRSEAA, encoded by the coding sequence ATGAGCACAACTCAGTACTACGTATCCCGTGAGGGAAAACAAATGGGTCCTTACCCTCTAAACTCAATAGCGGAGATGGTGAAAAAGAATGAGCTCACCATGCTTGATTATCTTTATGATGATAGCTCCGGCGACTGGGTTTTGTTGATGGAGTATCAAGACCTGGCTCAGCAGCTAAAGGACCACAAGCCGGAGGCTCCGCCAAAACCTGGTAGTAAACAGCCGGCCGCGGAAGCCGATACTGAGGATCACGAGGAAATGGCCGAGGCCGTTCAGGCAGCTGAAGGTCAACCCAGCCACATGGTGGCTGAATGGTACATCCTCAAAGGGGAAAATAAATTTGGTCCCTTTTCCTATCCCGACGTCCTAAAAATGTTGCAGCAAAAAGTGGTGTTTGAATTTGATTTCGCCTGGCATCCTGGTCTGAGCACTTGGGTTCGCATCGCCGACCTGGATCCTTTTAAGCCGGACAATATCGGCAAGATGAAAGAAACCCTGATGCCGGAAATTTCCGAAGTTTTCTTTCGTCGCCGCCATCGTCGGGTCCGCTACGGCGGGACAATCCTGGTCCATGATAATAAGTCGGTATGGAAAGGTAAAGGTGTTGAAATCAGCGCTGGCGGAGCTGGCGTGGTGATGGAAAATGCCATGGTGGTGCCCGGACAAACTCTCTATCTCCACTTCAAACCTGGAGATGGTGTACCGCCTTTCAATGCAATTTGTGAAGTTGTTAGCAAACAGTATGTTGAAGGAGTAAAGGAAAAGAATGCTCCGATTCGTTATGGATTGAAGTTTACCAGCATCAGTCCGACGACTCAGAAATTCCTTCAGGAGTTCGCCAAGAGAAGTGAGGCGGCCTGA
- a CDS encoding tetratricopeptide repeat protein, which translates to MTKWTLHIFSKSLIAAAGRWLAVTGICIFSAVGHAKDAVKDASGRQSNEALKDLQFVTGDEEGNEVRALKTEMLVSSSEKKAVAQIKMLLKKYRNTPIEPDLWFRLAEMHMRRAKSDMFFEVHRKSETIVSLAPNVVKSASSKKNIKEAVDIYEKIQARFPRYSQLDIVLFNNAFARQQLGQDKGAEARYKQLIARYPNSFMVPDCHLAIGEMAFDRKSFKLALEHFNAIKNFPDSRVFPYGLYKAAWTHYNMRNALAGLKELEKVVEYGRFVVQNNIDARLDLRREALGDMTLFFEDVYSPTKAWSYFGEQAKGLDVAPVILKLSNLYKRHSRFNDVNVVLTDFIKNLPYSALRPEVENEMIWSHENLKKRDLAVQYMESMYKVCDPKGRWTKEQKASSTVANAKGAAEPFIECQELLEKTSLSLAKKWYKFWRNHKDMVDLAVGAEKSFEIYLRRAKPTDEAFEARFAYAELLFKRDKFREASENYAIVGTSSNKVELSHDALYSSLLSIEKAVKDKWSDEDEKRFVFLVKEYTGRHSKGKYRLDLEFKMALIAYEKGRYADASPIFERLGREFDGEDRGIKAQDLYLDILNIQKNYTALKNYAAKLKTGKKLGERKEKLTKIYEQAYFMEVQDLAEKNKHLEAIKGYKEFAGQNKSSTLAEQAWWNALQLHFKILDFPGGAEAAESFYEQFPKSSRSVEALLRAAQTYEDMAQLDRASKVLMDLAVADAKSAHKWKSLAADFLVLTGNEKQAVVLYESLQGHQDQATAFHALQQMELISRAQPTSARRRLLLKRIAESGQQPQSSLAQLAQLEEVYSSKDYSQAFIDAKKIVGAGGQASIKARARARFIQAEILEQEFLHQSVKARAERIAVVLALKTEKLEKAQKAYQAAIQYGDPEISVKSLEKLSDLYSHYVESLRQMPSPAGLEAAEEAAFRQEMEKLAIPLEEKSVETLAQALASAQKMRLRNGSVAQLQSKLNKANMVKEEVIDYKVHAPAAVLPEFLSEVGS; encoded by the coding sequence ATGACAAAATGGACTTTGCACATTTTTTCTAAATCGCTGATAGCCGCCGCGGGAAGATGGCTGGCTGTCACGGGCATATGCATTTTTTCGGCTGTTGGACACGCAAAGGACGCGGTTAAAGACGCCTCCGGCCGGCAATCCAATGAAGCGCTTAAGGACTTGCAGTTTGTGACGGGTGATGAAGAGGGTAATGAGGTTCGCGCCCTTAAGACTGAAATGCTGGTCAGCTCTAGCGAAAAGAAGGCCGTTGCTCAAATCAAGATGTTGCTGAAAAAGTATCGCAACACGCCCATCGAGCCTGACTTGTGGTTTCGACTGGCCGAGATGCATATGCGTCGGGCTAAGTCAGATATGTTTTTTGAAGTCCACCGAAAATCCGAGACAATTGTTAGCCTTGCTCCCAACGTGGTGAAGTCGGCCTCTTCGAAGAAGAATATCAAAGAGGCTGTGGATATCTATGAGAAGATCCAGGCGAGGTTTCCTCGTTACTCGCAGTTGGATATTGTTCTATTTAACAACGCTTTCGCTCGCCAGCAATTGGGTCAGGACAAAGGGGCTGAGGCCCGCTATAAGCAGCTTATCGCCAGATACCCGAATTCGTTTATGGTTCCAGACTGCCATCTGGCAATTGGTGAAATGGCCTTTGATCGCAAATCATTCAAATTGGCTCTAGAACATTTTAATGCGATTAAGAATTTTCCGGATTCGAGGGTATTCCCGTACGGACTCTATAAGGCAGCATGGACCCACTACAATATGCGAAATGCTCTGGCAGGGCTGAAGGAATTAGAAAAGGTGGTGGAGTACGGCCGATTTGTCGTTCAGAATAACATTGATGCTCGCTTGGACTTGCGCAGAGAAGCCCTAGGAGACATGACGTTGTTTTTTGAGGATGTCTATTCTCCAACTAAAGCTTGGAGTTACTTTGGCGAACAGGCTAAGGGTCTCGATGTAGCCCCCGTTATTCTAAAGTTGTCAAATTTATACAAACGCCACAGCCGATTCAACGATGTGAATGTGGTTCTAACGGACTTTATCAAAAATTTACCATACTCAGCGCTTCGTCCTGAAGTCGAAAATGAAATGATCTGGAGTCACGAAAACCTCAAGAAAAGGGATCTGGCTGTTCAGTACATGGAGTCCATGTACAAGGTTTGTGACCCGAAAGGTCGGTGGACAAAAGAGCAGAAAGCCAGCTCAACAGTGGCAAATGCTAAGGGAGCGGCAGAGCCTTTCATTGAATGTCAGGAACTACTTGAGAAGACATCCCTGAGTTTGGCAAAGAAGTGGTACAAGTTTTGGCGTAACCACAAGGATATGGTTGATCTGGCGGTCGGAGCTGAGAAATCCTTTGAGATTTATCTACGCAGGGCCAAGCCAACAGATGAGGCTTTTGAGGCTCGCTTTGCCTATGCGGAGCTTCTTTTCAAGAGAGATAAGTTCCGCGAGGCAAGTGAAAACTATGCGATTGTGGGAACTTCAAGCAATAAGGTCGAGCTTAGCCACGATGCTCTGTACTCTTCTCTGTTAAGTATTGAAAAGGCTGTAAAAGATAAGTGGTCTGATGAGGATGAAAAGAGATTTGTTTTTTTGGTCAAGGAGTACACTGGGCGGCATTCAAAAGGGAAGTACCGCCTTGACCTGGAATTTAAAATGGCACTCATTGCCTATGAAAAGGGACGCTATGCCGATGCATCTCCAATTTTTGAGCGGTTGGGGCGTGAGTTTGATGGTGAGGATAGAGGAATCAAAGCTCAAGACCTCTACCTGGATATCCTTAATATTCAGAAAAATTACACGGCATTAAAGAACTATGCCGCGAAGCTAAAAACCGGAAAGAAGCTCGGGGAACGTAAGGAAAAGCTAACGAAAATCTATGAGCAAGCCTACTTTATGGAAGTTCAGGACTTGGCTGAGAAGAACAAGCATCTTGAGGCCATTAAAGGATACAAAGAGTTTGCCGGGCAAAACAAGTCGTCAACCCTTGCTGAGCAGGCGTGGTGGAATGCCCTCCAGTTGCATTTCAAGATTCTTGATTTTCCTGGTGGCGCTGAGGCCGCCGAAAGCTTCTATGAGCAGTTTCCTAAGTCCAGTCGCTCGGTAGAGGCCTTGTTGAGGGCGGCCCAGACATATGAGGACATGGCTCAGCTCGATCGGGCGAGTAAGGTTTTAATGGACCTGGCCGTGGCAGATGCAAAATCAGCCCACAAATGGAAGAGTCTGGCTGCGGACTTTTTGGTGTTAACAGGCAATGAAAAACAGGCTGTCGTCCTTTATGAGAGTCTGCAGGGACACCAGGACCAGGCGACGGCCTTCCACGCATTGCAGCAGATGGAGCTAATCTCCCGAGCTCAGCCGACCAGTGCTCGCCGTAGATTGTTACTCAAGCGGATTGCCGAGTCAGGGCAGCAGCCTCAGTCCAGCCTGGCGCAGCTAGCTCAGCTCGAAGAGGTTTATTCGAGCAAAGATTATTCTCAGGCTTTCATAGATGCCAAGAAGATTGTTGGAGCTGGCGGACAAGCATCGATCAAGGCGAGAGCTAGAGCCAGATTTATTCAGGCCGAGATTCTTGAGCAGGAGTTTTTGCACCAAAGCGTAAAAGCTCGTGCGGAGCGAATTGCTGTGGTTTTGGCTCTTAAGACAGAAAAACTTGAGAAGGCTCAAAAGGCTTACCAAGCCGCCATTCAGTATGGCGACCCAGAAATTTCAGTGAAGTCTCTTGAAAAACTGAGTGACCTGTATAGCCATTACGTGGAATCTCTCCGTCAAATGCCCAGTCCAGCCGGATTAGAGGCAGCTGAGGAAGCAGCCTTCCGACAGGAAATGGAGAAGCTGGCAATTCCTTTGGAGGAGAAGAGCGTTGAGACCTTGGCACAGGCGTTGGCATCTGCGCAGAAAATGAGACTTCGCAACGGATCTGTTGCACAACTTCAATCCAAGTTGAACAAGGCAAATATGGTAAAGGAGGAGGTGATCGACTATAAGGTCCACGCTCCTGCCGCTGTATTGCCTGAATTTTTGAGCGAGGTGGGATCATGA
- a CDS encoding MotA/TolQ/ExbB proton channel family protein, with protein MDSIGKMIAEAGTVGFLIGFMGICALALIIERGRVLYFEFAIKTDEFMKQVKSLVMNDQIEEAITFCTANEKAPLAHVVKGVLERSDRDDEGINQGLDIALAEIIPSLGKRLGYLAMIANVATLLGLLGTIQGLIMSFSAVSFADPSQKQVVLAQGISMAMNTTFLGLSVAIPVMVIYAFLHARQNRLLEEISEHSAKVVDWLTTRHYQPFSASGAFPKDLQQNEVGKLLKVEPPPTTLKAS; from the coding sequence ATGGATAGCATCGGTAAAATGATTGCAGAAGCCGGTACGGTGGGATTTCTCATTGGTTTTATGGGAATCTGTGCTTTGGCGCTAATTATCGAAAGAGGGCGCGTGCTCTACTTCGAATTTGCAATCAAGACGGACGAGTTCATGAAGCAGGTCAAGAGTCTGGTCATGAACGATCAGATCGAAGAGGCCATTACGTTCTGTACGGCCAACGAGAAGGCGCCTCTTGCCCATGTAGTCAAAGGCGTTCTGGAAAGATCTGACCGGGATGATGAAGGTATCAATCAGGGACTCGATATTGCCTTAGCGGAAATTATTCCCAGCCTCGGTAAGCGTCTCGGCTACTTAGCCATGATTGCCAACGTGGCCACTCTTTTGGGGCTGCTAGGAACCATTCAGGGACTGATTATGTCGTTCTCGGCGGTCAGTTTTGCTGATCCTTCCCAAAAGCAAGTGGTTCTGGCCCAGGGTATCTCGATGGCCATGAACACGACATTTTTAGGCCTCAGCGTAGCTATTCCGGTGATGGTGATTTACGCCTTTTTGCACGCCAGACAAAATCGGTTGCTGGAAGAAATCTCCGAGCATTCCGCGAAAGTCGTGGATTGGTTGACCACTCGTCATTACCAGCCGTTTTCAGCATCGGGCGCGTTTCCCAAAGATCTTCAGCAAAACGAAGTCGGGAAATTGTTAAAGGTGGAGCCACCGCCAACAACATTAAAGGCGTCCTAA
- a CDS encoding tetratricopeptide repeat protein has translation MANHLAKTEYLSPWGVYYLSLVALEKKDYSRALWMIEAALKKAPSTALFYHQKGRILWAMDETDAAVAAVEESLRLDSQNSEAHLFVGQIYLRDLDYKRAVDHLEIANNDRSRDPHIMDGLSYCYMKLGKYEKAVDLLDTAIAETPRRLDLRIRQANILEVHLKNEERALSVYKRIKYLLGKRSLDGELSISLDDKIKTLEVAVEKKRAASRKQVSLNRADEQKGEVTK, from the coding sequence ATGGCAAACCACCTGGCTAAGACCGAGTATCTCAGCCCATGGGGAGTTTATTATCTGAGTTTGGTGGCCCTTGAGAAGAAGGATTATTCGCGGGCATTGTGGATGATTGAAGCGGCCCTTAAGAAGGCTCCATCAACCGCCTTATTCTACCATCAAAAGGGCCGTATTCTTTGGGCAATGGATGAAACCGACGCGGCCGTGGCTGCCGTTGAGGAATCACTGCGTTTGGACTCTCAAAATTCAGAGGCGCATCTGTTCGTTGGCCAGATTTACCTGAGAGATCTAGATTACAAGCGTGCAGTCGATCACCTGGAAATCGCAAACAATGATAGATCTCGAGATCCCCACATCATGGATGGCCTGTCCTATTGTTACATGAAACTGGGGAAATACGAGAAGGCCGTTGACCTGCTGGATACCGCTATTGCCGAAACTCCTAGGCGATTGGATCTGAGAATTCGCCAGGCTAACATTTTGGAAGTTCATCTTAAGAATGAAGAACGCGCTCTCTCAGTCTACAAGCGTATTAAATATCTATTGGGGAAAAGAAGTCTGGACGGAGAGCTCAGTATTTCACTCGACGACAAAATCAAGACTTTGGAAGTTGCCGTGGAGAAAAAGCGAGCGGCATCGCGTAAGCAGGTCAGCCTGAATCGGGCTGATGAGCAAAAGGGCGAGGTGACAAAATGA
- a CDS encoding HAD family hydrolase, which yields MKQRGLKFLFIVHSLANRSGTVGRNPRLGLIFQELFQPESRPPLRQLPTTIGGVTLATMKNVSEILHYLLDRSRKMKTLDEGPLLAVFDLDSTLFDVSPRTQAILHDLAAHPKTQEKFPEEARQLAGVRSLPKDWGIRVALERSKIRATLDFFETVRTFWVENFFGNDYLHHDRLYDGALEFVQQLYEAGARIIYLTGRDQERMGDGTLRILKSWNLPLDDEERHLILKPHRSIEDARYKTDKLIELNTRYPEVWFFENEPVIIDLVRREAPQIKIVFVDTTHSGRSSAPEDLPAIRGKFK from the coding sequence GTGAAGCAAAGGGGTCTCAAATTCCTTTTTATTGTTCACTCCTTAGCCAATCGTTCCGGAACTGTTGGTCGGAATCCAAGACTGGGTTTGATTTTTCAGGAATTGTTTCAGCCTGAGTCACGTCCCCCATTAAGACAGTTGCCAACTACGATAGGCGGCGTTACCTTAGCCACCATGAAAAATGTGAGCGAAATCCTCCATTATCTCCTCGACCGATCGCGCAAAATGAAGACCCTGGATGAAGGTCCTCTGCTGGCCGTCTTTGATCTTGATTCCACATTGTTTGATGTCAGCCCCAGAACTCAGGCCATCCTACATGATTTAGCTGCTCACCCAAAAACCCAGGAGAAATTCCCTGAAGAGGCCCGGCAATTGGCGGGCGTGAGGTCCTTGCCTAAAGACTGGGGAATTCGTGTGGCTCTGGAGAGAAGTAAAATTCGCGCGACTCTGGATTTTTTTGAAACTGTCCGTACTTTTTGGGTGGAGAACTTTTTTGGCAACGATTATCTCCACCATGATCGACTCTACGATGGAGCTCTTGAGTTTGTTCAACAGCTTTATGAAGCCGGTGCCCGTATTATATATCTCACCGGTCGGGATCAGGAGCGAATGGGGGATGGAACTCTACGAATTCTCAAAAGTTGGAATCTTCCCTTGGATGATGAGGAGCGCCACTTAATTCTTAAACCTCACCGTAGCATCGAGGATGCGCGCTATAAGACGGACAAATTGATTGAACTCAATACACGTTATCCAGAGGTCTGGTTTTTTGAAAATGAGCCCGTTATCATTGATTTGGTGCGCCGGGAAGCCCCCCAGATCAAAATTGTCTTTGTCGACACCACTCACTCGGGTCGCAGCTCCGCCCCGGAAGACCTACCAGCGATTCGCGGCAAATTTAAATAA
- a CDS encoding biopolymer transporter ExbD gives MARTYNKNISSTIESSFELDLAPMLALMVTLIPIMLLSTVFVRVTIIDTPLPQVVQKALEEDRNKKDRIITVALDMKDNGFTLQLKSDGKVVKNIELPKKGDGWDLAGLHTEVVRIKKEHPDVFRMDLNPEKVVPYSEIVKVMDEVRQTRSEDPKIYILDKQTNQHVETDLMFPDVVFANVVEG, from the coding sequence ATGGCTAGAACCTACAATAAAAATATTTCCTCAACTATCGAGTCCTCTTTTGAGCTGGACCTGGCGCCCATGTTGGCTCTGATGGTGACCTTGATACCGATCATGCTGCTATCCACGGTGTTTGTTCGGGTGACCATCATTGATACCCCTTTGCCACAGGTGGTGCAGAAGGCTCTTGAAGAGGACCGCAATAAAAAGGATCGGATCATTACTGTCGCTCTTGATATGAAAGATAACGGTTTCACGCTGCAGCTAAAGAGCGATGGTAAAGTGGTTAAAAATATTGAGCTTCCCAAAAAGGGAGATGGCTGGGATTTGGCGGGACTTCATACAGAAGTGGTGCGAATTAAGAAGGAGCACCCCGATGTTTTTAGAATGGATCTGAACCCGGAAAAGGTCGTTCCCTATTCTGAAATCGTAAAGGTCATGGATGAGGTTCGGCAGACACGCAGCGAGGATCCCAAGATCTATATTTTGGACAAACAGACCAATCAGCATGTGGAAACCGATCTGATGTTTCCGGATGTGGTGTTTGCCAATGTGGTGGAGGGCTGA
- a CDS encoding NUDIX hydrolase, which produces MSKWKVLESSELFKSGFLRVRTDKCELPDGRVMPRYYVMEFPDWVNVVAITKEGMALVVDQYRHAAETTFLEIPGGSTDLRQTEDPRLAAERELLEETGYQAGRWMDVGFHFPNPATQQNKLHTYIAFECVKVQEPHLDPYEDLSVRLMPLKELYERADRGEVTHSLILSSLALARQHLLHLI; this is translated from the coding sequence AGGTTTCCTGAGGGTGCGCACGGACAAGTGCGAACTCCCTGACGGTCGAGTCATGCCCCGTTACTATGTGATGGAATTTCCCGACTGGGTCAACGTGGTGGCAATCACCAAGGAGGGTATGGCCTTGGTTGTGGACCAGTATCGTCATGCAGCTGAAACCACTTTTTTGGAAATCCCTGGCGGCAGCACTGATCTGCGGCAGACGGAAGATCCGCGCCTTGCGGCGGAGCGGGAACTCTTAGAAGAGACAGGTTACCAGGCTGGCCGATGGATGGATGTGGGCTTTCATTTTCCTAATCCGGCAACTCAGCAGAACAAACTTCACACCTATATCGCTTTTGAATGTGTGAAAGTGCAGGAACCTCATCTCGATCCCTATGAGGATTTGAGCGTCCGCCTAATGCCATTAAAGGAACTCTATGAAAGGGCGGATCGGGGTGAGGTCACCCATTCCCTCATTCTTTCGTCATTGGCACTAGCCCGCCAGCATCTCCTCCACCTTATTTAA
- a CDS encoding biopolymer transporter ExbD, which translates to MRRAVDQMIKNNKKATFILQLTSMVDMFTILIVFLLKSFSTSSVHITPHKNLNLPFSSSYTNPVEALRLVVASDGIYVEDKKIAEIANGKIDPGATEPNDPDFIRSLYEELDKQALKAKEISEANSEVEFEGKVVMQADSKLPYETLKKVMYTSSLAGYADLKLATVSGD; encoded by the coding sequence ATGAGACGTGCTGTTGATCAAATGATAAAGAACAACAAGAAGGCGACCTTCATTCTGCAGCTGACTTCGATGGTGGACATGTTCACTATTTTGATCGTCTTCTTGCTGAAGAGCTTCTCGACCAGTTCTGTTCACATTACTCCACACAAAAATCTGAACCTGCCCTTTTCCAGTTCTTACACGAACCCAGTCGAGGCATTGCGCCTGGTGGTTGCTTCTGACGGAATCTATGTAGAGGACAAGAAAATCGCAGAAATTGCGAATGGCAAGATTGATCCTGGAGCAACTGAGCCCAATGACCCTGACTTCATTCGCAGCTTGTATGAGGAACTTGATAAACAGGCTTTGAAGGCTAAGGAAATCTCGGAGGCCAATTCTGAAGTTGAATTTGAGGGTAAAGTAGTGATGCAGGCCGATTCGAAGTTACCCTATGAAACCTTGAAGAAGGTGATGTATACATCCTCCTTGGCTGGCTATGCGGATCTCAAACTAGCAACGGTATCCGGTGACTAA